Below is a window of Mycolicibacterium chitae DNA.
GCCGACTGCTCAACACCATCGACACCACCGTGCACGACGCCGACCCCGACGCCGCCAAACAACGCCGCAAAACCGCCGACACCGACCGCCGCGTCACCCTGAACACCCAACCCAACGGCATGGCCCGCATCGACGCCAAACTCACCGCCCCCGCCGCCGTACTGTTCGACCAACGCCTCACCGCGATGGCCCGCGCAGTCTGCTCAGAAGACCCCCGCACCCCCGATCAGCGTCGCGCCGATGCGATGGCCGCCCTCGGCGAAGGCCACGCCACCCTGGCCTGTGCGTGTGAGAACACCGACTGCCCCACTCGCACCGCCCAAGCCGCCAATCCCGCCACGGGGCGGGTGGTCATCAACGTCATCGCCAGCGCCGAGACCCTCACCGGCGCCACCGAAGACCCCGGCTACCTCGACGGCTACGGCGTCATCGACGCCGCCCAAGTCCGCGACCTCGCCGACAACGGCGCCCTGCTACGCCCCACCACCCGACCCGAACCCCACACCGACACCGACGACCTACTGCGCCACCAACCCAGCGCCGCAGCCACCCGCTGGGTCCGATGCCGCAGCCTGACGTGTAGCTTCCCCGGCTGCAACCGCTCCGCCTGGCGCGCCGACCTCGACCACACCATCCCCTTCGACCACCGCCACCCCTTCCGCGGCGGCTGGACCCTGACCGGCAACCTCGACGCCAAATGCCGCGAACACCACCGCCTCAAAACCTTCCACACCGGCCCCGACGGCTGGCGCACCACACAACACCACGACGGCACCATCGAATGGACCTCCCCCACCGGACGGACCTACCGCAGCACCCCCGACGGCGCCGAACTCTTTCCCGACATCGCCGCCTGCGCCGCCCCGGCCCCACTACCGCGCAACCGCCACGCCGAAAAAGCCCGCCGCACCCGCACCGCCCGCGCCGCCATGACCGCCAAACGCGCCACCAACACCGAAACCCAACAACTCAACCACGCCCGCGCCCAAGAAATCGACCTCCGCCAATGGCGCAACGAAGTCCGCCGCCGACTCCACCTCCTCAAAGGCACCCCCAGCACCAGCCCCTACTGCACCTGGGTCAACGACCCACCCGAAAACCCACCATCACCGCCAACTGGCAACCACCACCCCAAACCCCCACCACCGACCCCGACGAACCACCCTTCTAGCCGGCGGGACAGGTTGCGGCCGCGGCACGCAACGCCGGGACCGAGGGCTCGTCCACCGGCAACTGGTAGCCGCGCAACACCTCGATGAACTGCATCGCGTACTGGCAGTGGAATGCGACGTTGGGCGGCATCCACACCGCGGGCTCGCCATCGCCCTTGTCCTGGTTGGCCTTCCCCGCCACGGCAAGCAGGTTGGCCGGGTCATTGGCGAAGCGCTTCCGCTTGGCGTCGTCCCAGCCCCGCGCACCCAGATCCCACGCCAGCGCCAGCGGCACGATGTGGTCGATCTGCACCGAGGCCCCGGTCTGATTGCCGCGCACGAACGACACGACGGCGTTGGTGTAGGGATCGTGCAGCGTGCCGGTGGCCACCGCATTCGGACAGCGCTTGATCGCCACCGGCGTGGTGTCCACCAGATCCCGGTTGAGGATGTCGTTGCGGGTGTCGCATCCGTTGCGCCCACCCGGGGCGTCATTGAAATCGTCCCAGGCATCCCCGAACGCCGCGCGGTGATAATCGAAACCGCGAATTCGCATGGGCACCACCGCAATCCCGGCCAGAACGTCGGCGCCGGGCTCGACCGTGGGCGGACCGCCGGTCGCCTGCGCGGCCACCTCGCGCTCCCCCGCGGACATCAGCACCTGAACGGCGACCACCACCGTCAACACCGCGATGGCCGCCAGCCACAGCAGCGTCGTGCGCCTCACGACTTGTCCATGTATTCGATGCGGTCGGTGCCGCTGAACGGCGCGGCCAGCAGGGCCATGCCGCGATTGTCGGGGTCCCGCGGGTACATCTCGTCGCAGAACTCGCGCGCGGTTTCGATGAGCGGGCGGTGATCGATGAGCGACAACAGCCGCAACCCGGAGGCCCGCCCGGACTGGCGGCGGCCCAACACATCACCCTCCCGCCGTTCCTCCAGATCGAGGTCGGCGAGCTCGAACCCGTCCAGGGTCGACGCGACCGCCCGCAGCCGGCCACCGGCCTTGGAAGCCTCGGACAGGTCGGTGACCAACAGGCACAGGCTCGGATGTGAACCGCGACCGATCCGACCCCGCAGCTGATGCAGCTGGCTGATGCCGAACCAATCGGCGTCGATGACCACCATGACGGTGGCATTGGGCACATCGACGCCGACCTCGATGACGGTGGTGCACACCAGCACGTCGATCTCGCCGGCGCGGAAACCGCCCATCACGGCGTCCTTCTCCTCCGGCGTCAGCCGACCGTGCATCAACCCCACCCGCACGCCGGCCAACGGGCCCTTGCTCAGCTTGGCGTACAGGTCGACGACGGCGGTCGCGGTGCGCCCCGATCCCGCGACGGGCTTGGCCATCTTGTCGTCGTCCTCGATGCGCGGGGCCACCACGTAGGCCTGCCGTCCGGCGGCGACCTCCTCGACCACGCGCTGCCAGGCCCGGTCCAACCAGCTGGGCTTCTGCCTGGCGAAGATGACGTTGGTGGCGATCGGCTGCCGGCCCCGGGGCAGCTCCCGCAGCGTGGAGGTCTCGAGGTCCCCGTACACGGTCAGCGCCACGGTGCGGGGAATCGGCGTCGCGGTCATCACCAGCAGGTGCGGGGTCACGCCGTCGGGGGCCTTGGAGCGCAACTGGTCTCGCTGCTCGACGCCGAAGCGGTGCTGCTCGTCGACCACCACCATGCCGAGGCGGTCGAACTCCACCACATCCTGCAGCAGCGCGTGGGTGCCGATCACGATGCCAGCCGTCCCGGAGGAGATCTGTTCGCGCGCATCGCGTTTGGCGGCCGCCGACATCGAGCCGGTCAGCAGCGCAACCCCGGTGGCGTCCTCGTCGCCGCCGAGTTGGCCGGCCATGGCCAACGGCCCCAGCACGTCGCGGATGGACCGGGCGTGCTGCTCGGCGAGCACCTCGGTGGGCGCCAGCATGGCGCACTGATACCCGGCGTCGATCATCTGCAGCATCGCCAGCAGCGCCACCACGGTCTTGCCCGAACCGACCTCGCCCTGCAGCATGCGGTTCATCGGGCGGGTCTGCGCCAACTCTCCCGAGATGACGTCGAGCACCTCGTTCTGCCCGCCGGTGAGCTCGAACGGCAACCGCAACAGCAGCGCCGACCGCAACCCGTCGTCGCGCCGCGGTGCGGCCGGCCCGGCCTCGGACAGTTCGCCGAATCGGCGCTGCGCCAACGCCCACTGCAGCCCGACCGCCTCGTCGAAGCGCAACCGCTCCAGGGCACGCTCGCGGGGGGCCTGGTTCTCGGCCAGGTGCACCGCCCGCAGCGCCTCGTCCTCGGACACCAGATCCATCTCGCGCCGGATCGACTCCGGGAGCGGGTCCGGGACCGGGTCCAGCACGGCCAGCACCTGCCGCACGCAGGCGTAGATGTCCCAGCTCTGCAACTTCGAGCTGGCCGGGTAGATCGGGAAGAAGTCCCGCTCGAACACCGACAGGTCGAATTCACCGTCGCCCTGGGCACTTTCGGCGATCTTCATCAGCGACTTGGTGCCGCCGCCGGCCTTGCCGGTGGGCGAGTCCAGTATGAGAAAACCCGGATGCGTCAGCTGCATGGTGCCGCGGAAGTAGCCGACCTCCCCCGACAGCATCACCTTGGTGCCCTTCACCAGGGTGCGCTTGAGGTACTTCGGGTTGAAGAATGTCGCGGTGACCTTCGGCCGTCGGTCACCGAGGGTCACCACCAGGTACTCGCGGTGCGGCGTGCGATTCATCCTGCGCAGATCGGCCTGGGAAATGGTGT
It encodes the following:
- a CDS encoding DUF222 domain-containing protein is translated as MFESSSPDELLAVVEDTHRAESATHARRTGAIAALLWLRTAEAEGHDPTDPGYALITGFSRTCAEVGAAMNITPHLARQLVGHAEALDTRLPRIHGLLADGKISWSDATAITTGTDYVETALMPTIDAALADKISTWDCWSRRRLLNTIDTTVHDADPDAAKQRRKTADTDRRVTLNTQPNGMARIDAKLTAPAAVLFDQRLTAMARAVCSEDPRTPDQRRADAMAALGEGHATLACACENTDCPTRTAQAANPATGRVVINVIASAETLTGATEDPGYLDGYGVIDAAQVRDLADNGALLRPTTRPEPHTDTDDLLRHQPSAAATRWVRCRSLTCSFPGCNRSAWRADLDHTIPFDHRHPFRGGWTLTGNLDAKCREHHRLKTFHTGPDGWRTTQHHDGTIEWTSPTGRTYRSTPDGAELFPDIAACAAPAPLPRNRHAEKARRTRTARAAMTAKRATNTETQQLNHARAQEIDLRQWRNEVRRRLHLLKGTPSTSPYCTWVNDPPENPPSPPTGNHHPKPPPPTPTNHPSSRRDRLRPRHATPGPRARPPATGSRATPR
- a CDS encoding HNH endonuclease family protein, encoding MRRTTLLWLAAIAVLTVVVAVQVLMSAGEREVAAQATGGPPTVEPGADVLAGIAVVPMRIRGFDYHRAAFGDAWDDFNDAPGGRNGCDTRNDILNRDLVDTTPVAIKRCPNAVATGTLHDPYTNAVVSFVRGNQTGASVQIDHIVPLALAWDLGARGWDDAKRKRFANDPANLLAVAGKANQDKGDGEPAVWMPPNVAFHCQYAMQFIEVLRGYQLPVDEPSVPALRAAAATCPAG
- the recG gene encoding ATP-dependent DNA helicase RecG — protein: MAALGDPLDFIIGKKAADLLDDTFGIRTVDDLLRHYPRKYSRGSTVLGEDDEPPEEGEHITFVDTISQADLRRMNRTPHREYLVVTLGDRRPKVTATFFNPKYLKRTLVKGTKVMLSGEVGYFRGTMQLTHPGFLILDSPTGKAGGGTKSLMKIAESAQGDGEFDLSVFERDFFPIYPASSKLQSWDIYACVRQVLAVLDPVPDPLPESIRREMDLVSEDEALRAVHLAENQAPRERALERLRFDEAVGLQWALAQRRFGELSEAGPAAPRRDDGLRSALLLRLPFELTGGQNEVLDVISGELAQTRPMNRMLQGEVGSGKTVVALLAMLQMIDAGYQCAMLAPTEVLAEQHARSIRDVLGPLAMAGQLGGDEDATGVALLTGSMSAAAKRDAREQISSGTAGIVIGTHALLQDVVEFDRLGMVVVDEQHRFGVEQRDQLRSKAPDGVTPHLLVMTATPIPRTVALTVYGDLETSTLRELPRGRQPIATNVIFARQKPSWLDRAWQRVVEEVAAGRQAYVVAPRIEDDDKMAKPVAGSGRTATAVVDLYAKLSKGPLAGVRVGLMHGRLTPEEKDAVMGGFRAGEIDVLVCTTVIEVGVDVPNATVMVVIDADWFGISQLHQLRGRIGRGSHPSLCLLVTDLSEASKAGGRLRAVASTLDGFELADLDLEERREGDVLGRRQSGRASGLRLLSLIDHRPLIETAREFCDEMYPRDPDNRGMALLAAPFSGTDRIEYMDKS